A window from Marinagarivorans cellulosilyticus encodes these proteins:
- a CDS encoding transglycosylase SLT domain-containing protein, protein MQSPVEYHNALDAALTTQPLQSPLSTTPYAPKQSTPEELERERFAYQAAKNALKKRQFVTAKAHLAALQNYPLKPYIEYGLIAAKAAQLPLEEIDQFLTTYPDSLLADKLTGNTLYFLAEQQRWQDFNRYYSKGFSSAAMQCRSMLARYHTGDMNALDEGVALWDTGRSQPKACDPLFALLKQNKKLTADVLWSRFNKAVINNKLSLARFIQRGMTGKQQQNAELYLKVSARPSLVTKRHLFSDSSPQIQDIIAYGIAKLARTEPQQAWKHWEQYEAQFLFNAATATATKRQIVKYLTRKGHLSEAEQLLSYSHSLRETSLVESLIRENLEQLNWHAVAANIPLLTEDEQKSDRWRYWTARSHEALGNKDIDSQAIYHELASSRSWYGFLAADHLDKGYQLEDASTPANSFLKSDLAYMPAMQRAKELWIIGEQQQARTEWYYALKTLDTAQLLAAGELAKDWGWYNSGIVAMISGNLWDHLTLRFPLAYTDEVTQAAAASQLDQTLIYAIARQESAFAADAVSHAGARGLMQLMPATAKQQARHSGVKNHRTQDLFTPGHNIKLGSAYLGKLLNEFNGNRILAAAAYNAGKHRVKKWLKTPQLETPTDVWVETIPFRETRHYVQNVMTYAVIYNYRIEVNTSEQNEKNHDIKGRLLRSNEAKIAL, encoded by the coding sequence CGCTTCAGAATTACCCGCTTAAGCCTTACATTGAATACGGCCTTATTGCCGCGAAGGCAGCCCAACTACCGCTAGAGGAAATTGATCAATTCTTAACGACTTACCCAGATTCTCTTTTGGCCGATAAACTTACAGGAAATACCTTGTATTTTTTGGCTGAGCAACAACGTTGGCAAGACTTTAACCGCTATTACAGCAAAGGCTTCAGCTCTGCGGCCATGCAATGCCGCAGCATGCTAGCGCGCTACCACACGGGGGATATGAACGCACTCGATGAAGGCGTAGCCCTGTGGGATACCGGCCGCTCACAACCCAAGGCCTGCGACCCTCTCTTTGCCTTGCTCAAACAAAACAAAAAACTTACAGCTGATGTCCTTTGGAGCCGCTTTAACAAAGCCGTTATCAACAACAAGCTATCACTAGCGCGCTTTATACAACGCGGTATGACGGGCAAACAGCAACAAAACGCAGAGCTTTACCTAAAAGTTAGCGCGAGACCTTCGTTGGTCACAAAGCGCCACTTGTTTAGCGACTCTAGCCCGCAAATACAAGACATTATTGCTTACGGCATTGCCAAACTGGCACGCACAGAACCTCAGCAAGCTTGGAAACACTGGGAACAGTATGAGGCGCAGTTTTTATTTAATGCCGCCACCGCCACCGCCACTAAACGGCAAATCGTAAAGTACCTTACGCGCAAAGGCCACCTGAGTGAGGCCGAACAGCTTTTAAGCTACTCCCATTCACTGCGCGAGACCTCACTAGTCGAAAGCCTAATCAGAGAAAACCTCGAGCAGCTAAACTGGCATGCTGTAGCCGCTAATATCCCCTTGTTAACCGAGGATGAGCAAAAAAGCGACCGCTGGCGGTATTGGACCGCGCGCAGCCACGAGGCACTTGGCAACAAAGATATCGACAGCCAAGCCATATACCATGAGCTAGCTTCCAGCCGCAGTTGGTATGGTTTTTTGGCGGCAGACCACCTCGACAAAGGCTACCAACTAGAGGACGCATCTACCCCAGCTAATAGCTTTTTAAAAAGTGACCTAGCGTATATGCCTGCCATGCAACGGGCGAAAGAACTTTGGATTATCGGCGAGCAGCAGCAAGCGCGCACAGAATGGTATTACGCACTCAAAACACTGGATACCGCGCAACTACTCGCCGCCGGCGAACTGGCGAAAGATTGGGGCTGGTACAACTCAGGCATTGTGGCGATGATCTCTGGCAACCTGTGGGATCACCTCACACTTCGCTTTCCGCTGGCTTATACCGATGAGGTTACGCAAGCCGCCGCTGCAAGCCAACTCGACCAAACTTTAATTTACGCTATCGCCCGCCAAGAAAGCGCCTTTGCTGCAGACGCCGTATCGCATGCTGGCGCAAGAGGGTTGATGCAATTAATGCCTGCCACAGCAAAACAGCAAGCACGCCATTCGGGGGTTAAAAACCATCGCACCCAAGACCTATTTACACCCGGGCACAACATTAAGCTTGGCAGTGCTTACTTGGGGAAGTTGTTAAACGAATTTAATGGCAATCGCATTTTAGCTGCCGCCGCTTACAACGCGGGTAAGCATCGCGTAAAAAAATGGCTCAAAACCCCTCAACTTGAAACACCGACAGATGTTTGGGTCGAAACCATCCCCTTTCGAGAGACCCGACACTATGTGCAAAACGTAATGACCTACGCTGTCATTTACAATTACCGCATAGAGGTGAACACATCAGAACAAAATGAAAAAAATCACGACATAAAAGGCCGGCTACTACGCAGCAATGAAGCAAAAATAGCGCTTTAG